The Peptoanaerobacter stomatis genome includes the window TACAATCTCATTTGTCTTACCTGTTTCTCTTTCTTCAAGAGTTTCACCAACACAAAGTATAGGAACTATATCATATTTAAAAGCTTGTTTCAATTTTTTATTTACAGTTTCATCTGTTTCTGCAAAATACTGACGTCTTTCACTATGACCTACTACACAATAGTCTATACCGATTTCTTTCAACATAGGTGCAGATACTTCACCTGTAAACGCTCCGCTATCTTCAAAATGCATATTTTGAGCAGCTATTTTTATATTAGTTCCTTCAACAGCTCCTTTTAAATCCTTCAAGAATGTAAAAGGCGCACAAATAACACTCTCTACGTCTGTTCCGGAAACTTCAGATTTTATATCTTCTACAAATTTAACAGCTTCTTTTATTGTTAAATTCATTTTCCAATTTCCTGCAATTATAGGTTTTCTCATAATTATCTCCATTTTAGCAAATAATTTTAAAAATTATTATTGCAAACTAAAAACAAAATCTCTATAAACAAATTATTTATTTTGTAAACAATCTATTCCTGGAAGTATCTTTCCTTCTAAAAACTCTAATGATGCTCCGCCACCTGTTGATATATGTGTCATCTTATCTGCAAAACCTAATTGTTCAACAGCTGCGGCAGAATCTCCACCACCAATTATAGATATAGCATCAGTTTTTGAAAGTGCTTCTGCAAGAGCCTTTGTTCCTACTGCAAATTTTTCCATTTCAAATACACCCATAGGTCCGTTCCATATAGCAGTTTTTGCATCCGCTATTACAGCA containing:
- the tpiA gene encoding triose-phosphate isomerase, with product MRKPIIAGNWKMNLTIKEAVKFVEDIKSEVSGTDVESVICAPFTFLKDLKGAVEGTNIKIAAQNMHFEDSGAFTGEVSAPMLKEIGIDYCVVGHSERRQYFAETDETVNKKLKQAFKYDIVPILCVGETLEERETGKTNEIVKSQVVADIAGLDKALVSKLVIAYEPIWAIGTGKTATSKQANEVIAYIREVVKDLYDDEVSENIRIQYGGSVKPENVQEIMNEDDIDGALVGGASLKAVDFIKLVNF